Proteins found in one Zea mays cultivar B73 chromosome 1, Zm-B73-REFERENCE-NAM-5.0, whole genome shotgun sequence genomic segment:
- the LOC541858 gene encoding kinesin-related protein 4, with amino-acid sequence MSSRLDKEKAVNVQVLLRCRPFSDDEVRSNAPQVITCNDYQREVAVTQSIAGKQFDRVFTFDKVFGPTAKQKDLYDQAIIPIVNEVLEGFNCTIFAYGQTGTGKTYTMEGECRRAKSGPKGQLPADAGVIPRAVKQIFDTLERQNTEYSVKVTFLELYNEEITDLLAPEEISKATFEDRQKKTLPLMEDGKGGVLVRGLEEEIVTNASEIFSLLERGSAKRRTAETLLNKQSSRSHSLFSITIHIKEATPEGEELIKCGKLNLVDLAGSENISRSGAKEGRAREAGEINKSLLTLGRVITALVEHLGHVPYRDSKLTRLLRDSLGGRTKTCIIATVSPSVHCLEETLSTLDYAHRAKSIKNRPEVNQKMMKSTLIKDLYGEIDRLKAEVYAAREKVGVYIPKDRYQQEENERKAMADQIEQMNASLEANQKLISDLQEKYDSELRHSADLSKKLEVTEKCMDHTSNLLSATKEDLKQAQYNLKEKDYIISEQKKAENALTHQACVLRSDLEKYTRDNTSLYSKIARGDKLSATNRSVVNTFQTDLASKLDTLSNTLNASIDQQNMHLKAVEDLCQSCVDSHDRATSELKKKILASKSLYMSHMEAFQNVVLLHKASANATLEDISSLSATSCCSLDQLLVCVEGEAQNIFNDIHKLLTTHRSEMTHFTQQLRESFQISLDRTKEMSTYIIGLFDKYVEETSKLQSHSNNTHEAQMKSIEDFQMVYEEQSKSEEQKLLADISSLVSKHITRQRELVGVRLSSLGDAARGNKAFLDEHTSAMEFVTKDAKRKWETFAEQAENDCKAGSSSSAVKHCRMETMLQECACTVDSAVQQWKKSHAAVNDLSRKQVAEVEALVRTAIENNEQHEVEVASSRAVAEEDTTNSSKDIAQGVENLLEKAQKSSSRVVSMVEAHFAELQKLQESHSTQATGINMHADKSFQTSYKDYEPTGETPVRSEPNVPSKGSIESLRAMPMETLMNEFRENHPYESESSKESKLSQIPRLPLATIN; translated from the exons ATGTCGTCGCGGCTGGACAAGGAGAAGGCGGTGAACGTGCAGGTCCTCCTCCGCTGCAG GCCGTTCAGCGACGATGAGGTCCGAAGCAACGCGCCGCAGGTCATCACCTGCAACGACTACCAGCGGGAGGTCGCCGTCACGCAGAGCATCGCCGGGAAGCAGTTCGACCGGGTCTTCACCTTCGACAAG GTTTTTGGACCGACAGCAAAGCAGAAGGACTTGTATGACCAAGCCATTATTCCTATCGTCAATGAGGTCTTGGAGGGTTTCAATTGCACCATATTTGCGTACGGCCAGACAGGCACTGGAAAAACATACACCATGGAAGGCGAGTGCAGGAGGGCCAAG AGTGGGCCAAAAGGTCAATTACCTGCTGACGCTGGAGTTATACCTCGGGCAGTGAAGCAAATCTTTGATACTTTGGAGAGGCAGAACACCGAGTACAGTGTTAAGGTCACGTTTCTTGAGCTGTACAATGAGGAAATTACAGATCTTCTTGCACCTGAAGAGATATCTAAGGCCACATTTGAGGATAGACAGAAGAAAACCTTACCTCTTATGGAGGATGGGAAGGGCGGAGTTCTTGTTCGAGGTCTAGAGGAAGAAATTGTCACGAATGCAAGTGAAATATTCTCTCTATTAGAAAGGGGGTCTGCAAAGCGCCGCACTGCAGAGACATTACTGAACAAGCAATCCAG TCGATCGCACTCCCTGTTCTCAATCACTATTCACATAAAAGAGGCAACCCCTGAAGGAGAAGAACTGATAAAATGTGGAAAACTGAATCTAGTTGACTTGGCTGGGTCTGAGAACATCTCCCGTTCTGGAGCTAAGGAG GGCCGCGCAAGGGAGGCTGGCGAAATCAATAAAAGCTTGCTTACTCTGGGCCGTGTGATTACGGCACTGGTAGAACACCTTGGTCATGTTCCTTACAG GGACAGCAAACTCACAAGATTGCTGCGTGATTCATTAGGAGGAAGAACAAAGACTTGCATTATTGCTACTGTTTCACCCTCCGTGCATTGCCTCGAAGAAACCTTGAGTACTTTGGATTATGCACACCGGGCAAAGAGCATTAAGAACAGACCTGAG GTAAATCAGAAAATGATGAAATCAACATTAATTAAAGATCTTTATGGTGAAATTGACCGACTTAAGGCAG AGGTATACGCTGCTCGAGAAAAAGTTGGAGTGTACATTCCTAAAGACAGATATCAGCAGGAGGAAAATGAGCGAAAG GCAATGGCTGATCAAATAGAACAAATGAATGCTTCTTTGGAAGCAAACCAGAAGCTAATTAGTGACCTGCAAGAAAAGTATGATTCTGAGCTTCGACATTCTGCTGATTTGAGCAAAAAGCTTGAAGTCACGGAG aaATGTATGGACCACACAAGCAACCTACTCTCTGCGACAAAAGAAGATCTGAAACAGGCACAGTATaatctaaaggagaaagattataTAATTTCCGAGCAGAAAAAAGCAG AAAATGCTTTAACACACCAAGCTTGTGTGCTGAGATCAGACTTGGAAAAATATACTCGCGATAATACTTCACTGTATTCAAAAATTG CTAGAGGAGACAAGCTAAGTGCAACAAACAGGTCGGTCGTGAATACATTCCAAACTGACCTTGCTTCGAAGTTGGATACTCTTTCCAATACACTCAATGCATCAATAGACCAGCAAAATATGCACCTAAAAGCTGTGGAGGATTTATGCCAATCCTGTGTTGATTCCCATGACAGG GCTACTTCTGAGCTGAAAAAGAAGATTTTGGCTTCAAAATCATTATACATGTCACATATGGAAGCTTTCCAAAATGTTGTCCTCCTACATAAAGCAAGTGCAAATGCCACACTAGAAGATATATCATCACTGTCTGCTACAAGCTGCTGTAGTCTTGATCAG CTACTAGTTTGTGTTGAGGGAGAGGCTCAAAATATATTTAATGACATCCATAAATTGTTAACCACACACCGAAGCGAAATGACACACTTCACTCAACAATTAAGGGAG AGTTTCCAAATAAGCTTGGACAGGACAAAAGAAATGTCTACCTATATTATTGGGCTCTTTGACAAGTATGTTGAGGAGACCTCCAAATTGCAGAGTCACTCAAATAATACTCATGAAGCACAAATGAAAAGCATTGAAGATTTTCAGATGGTTTACGAG GAGCAATCAAAATCAGAGGAGCAGAAGCTTCTAGCGGACATTAGCAGTTTAGTGTCTAAACATATTACTCGACAGAGAGAGTTG GTGGGAGTTAGATTGAGCTCTCTGGGTGATGCTGCCCGTGGAAACAAGGCATTTTTGGATGAACACACATCGGCCATGGAGTTTGTCACAAAAGATGCTAAGAGGAAGTGGGAAACATTTGCAGAGCAGGCTGAGAATGACTGCAAAGCTGGCTCCAGCTCTTCTGCAGTCAAGCATTGCCGCATGGAAACCATGCTTCAGGAGTG CGCATGCACTGTTGACTCCGCAGTTCAGCAATGGAAGAAGTCACATGCTGCTGTCAACGATCTCAGCAGAAAGCAAGTTGCTGAAGTTGAAGCACTCGTCAG GACTGCAATTGAGAACAATGAGCAACATGAAGTGGAAGTTGCATCTTCTCGAGCTGTGGCTGAAGAAGACACCACCAATAGCAGCAAGGACATAGCCCAGGGCGTTGAAA ATCTGTTGGAAAAGGCACAGAAATCTAGTTCAAGAGTGGTCTCAATGGTGGAGGCTCACTTCGCAGAGCTACAGAAGCTGCAAGAGAGCCACTCCACCCAGGCTACCGGTATCAACATGCACGCAGACAAGTCTTTCCAAACCAGTTACAAG GACTACGAGCCGACGGGTGAAACTCCAGTGAGGTCTGAGCCGAACGTGCCAAGCAAAGGCTCGATCGAGTCGCTGCGAGCCATGCCCATGGAGACCTTGATGAACGAGTTCCGTGAGAACCATCCGTATGAATCTGAATCGAGCAAAGAATCCAAGTTATCTCAGATCCCTCGCTTGCCGCTCGCGACAATCAACTGA
- the LOC100192635 gene encoding uncharacterized protein LOC100192635 — protein sequence MGSASSPPSHRRWSWGSALAGAATTAAATALVLCRPRDPRFELISISLSAFHFRPPAALDIGLTLTVHATNPNVVPVRYGPSTVSILYGGAHLGTARLDAGEQPATSCRLLHLPARLDGVELAHRARALLSDVARRHMELDAAVEIAGEAAVLLWSRPFSVRIDSHITVDPVFLEVVEQENRSEMQLYLA from the coding sequence ATGGGCAGCGCGTCGTCCCCGCCATCGCACAGGCGGTGGAGCTGGGGCTCGGCGCTGGCGGGCGCGGCGACGACGGCCGCCGCCACGGCCCTAGTGCTGTGCCGGCCGCGGGACCCGCGGTTCGAGCTCATCTCCATCAGCCTGTCCGCCTTCCActtccgcccgccggcggcgctgGACATCGGGCTCACCCTCACCGTGCACGCCACCAACCCCAACGTCGTGCCCGTGCGCTACGGGCCCTCCACCGTCTCCATCCTCTACGGCGGCGCGCACCTCGGCACCGCCCGCCTCGACGCCGGCGAGCAGCCCGCCACCTCCTGCCGCCTGCTCCACCTCCCGGCGCGCCTCGACGGCGTCGAGCTCGCGCACCGCGCCCGCGCCCTCCTCTCCGACGTCGCGCGCCGCCACATGGAGCTAGACGCGGCCGTCGAGATCGCCGGCGAGGCCGCGGTGCTGCTCTGGTCCCGCCCCTTCTCCGTCCGCATCGACAGCCACATCACTGTCGACCCCGTCTTCCTGGAGGTCGTCGAGCAGGAGAACCGCTCGGAGATGCAGCTCTACCTCGCTTGA